From Rhodococcus antarcticus, the proteins below share one genomic window:
- a CDS encoding TetR/AcrR family transcriptional regulator, which yields MKNDGVPAKSNRLRGALTAAERGVAAAEKGLAAAEKGVAIAAAGVAKVDGRKRRWDEHKRARREEFVDAALVAIRRGGPSIGMEAIAAELEVSKTVLYRHFTDKSDLIGAILTRVAATVLLPAIVTELQVEREDVDQTRAVIRAYVESVASEPALYAFVFAHNNEVGDSDEVVATTERIVAEALASLIGDRLRAMRMDSGGAEVWAYGVIGMVQLATHWWIDHRTMSTEALVDYLTMLAWGGLDGVLRAGGSPTVFAQREDDAPGLRLLGGMAVAGNTPAERTDEDGTAP from the coding sequence ATGAAGAACGACGGCGTGCCGGCGAAGAGCAACCGCCTGCGGGGTGCGCTCACGGCGGCCGAGCGCGGCGTCGCGGCGGCGGAGAAGGGGCTGGCCGCCGCGGAGAAGGGGGTCGCGATCGCCGCTGCCGGGGTGGCCAAGGTCGACGGTCGCAAGCGCCGCTGGGACGAGCACAAGCGGGCCCGTCGCGAGGAGTTCGTCGACGCCGCCCTGGTCGCGATCCGCCGGGGGGGCCCGTCGATCGGCATGGAGGCCATCGCGGCCGAGCTCGAGGTGAGCAAGACGGTGCTCTACCGGCACTTCACCGACAAGAGCGACCTCATCGGCGCGATCCTCACCCGGGTCGCGGCCACCGTGCTCCTGCCGGCCATCGTCACCGAGCTCCAGGTGGAGCGGGAGGACGTGGACCAGACGCGAGCGGTCATCCGGGCCTACGTCGAGTCGGTGGCGAGCGAGCCGGCGCTCTACGCGTTCGTGTTCGCGCACAACAACGAGGTCGGCGACAGCGACGAGGTGGTGGCGACCACCGAGCGGATCGTGGCCGAGGCGCTGGCCTCGCTCATCGGTGACCGGCTGCGGGCCATGCGGATGGACTCCGGCGGCGCGGAGGTGTGGGCCTACGGGGTGATCGGGATGGTGCAGCTGGCCACGCACTGGTGGATCGACCACCGCACCATGAGCACCGAGGCGCTGGTGGACTACCTCACGATGCTGGCCTGGGGTGGGCTCGACGGCGTGCTGCGGGCCGGCGGCTCCCCCACGGTGTTCGCCCAGCGCGAGGACGACGCGCCGGGGCTGCGGCTGCTCGGCGGCATGGCCGTGGCGGGCAACACACCGGCCGAGCGCACCGACGAGGACGGCACCGCCCCCTGA